The proteins below are encoded in one region of Podarcis raffonei isolate rPodRaf1 chromosome 8, rPodRaf1.pri, whole genome shotgun sequence:
- the LOC128418463 gene encoding sialic acid-binding Ig-like lectin 14 encodes MMEAKNSWQVANPSSKTKGLASSLATVATLILALLCKGVLAQHFDFSIKVVQTITVQKGFCAYVACRFTTPRWFMEKSGPLYAFWLKDADKSHSWIWPGYWIPGKIVCTNNVNQNLTTTHFKLTGDPKTGDCSFSIKNMGPEDVGWYYLRIEKGEGFSFLSFGKRIHTQPQIFLTDLTKPNIVKPSEAVWRKPATFRCIVPGMCPENIPQINWNANLKNHVKHFWQTAAGDWSKTYGGDITFTPSLDDEGKVLTCSVRYQHLKKTVHQSTRVAFGYPPEATTTMGSTTCQYEKKGHLCFCSIHSWPPSKIEWHVDGKLVNETMRSGAMKLFSWVEGNTVTSTLSWPGDLDGQKKPLITCTGANKYGAVTINVSSERNVTSTGAVTKSPQKDKTELSSGMISGIVFGVIAALAISGGILYSFLAFHRRVTNVPVI; translated from the exons ATGATGGAGGCAAAGAATAGCTGGCAGGTTGCCAATCCTTCCTCAAAGACAAAAGGTTTGGCATCCTCTCTGGCAACAGTGGCAACCCTAATCCTTGCCTTACTTTGCAAAG GCGTGCTGGCCCAGCACTTCGACTTTTCCATCAAAGTGGTCCAAACTATCACTGTACAGAAAGGTTTCTGTGCCTATGTTGCCTGCAGGTTTACTACACCTAGATGGTTCATGGAAAAGTCTGGGCCATTATATGCCTTTTGGCTTAAGGATGCAGATAAATCCCACAGCTGGATCTGGCCCGGATATTGGATCCCCGGTAAAATTGTCTGCACCAATAACGTAAATCAAAATCTTACCACGACCCATTTCAAGCTAACAGGAGATCCTAAGACTGGTGACTGCTCCTTCAGCATCAAGAATATGGGGCCAGAAGATGTGGGCTGGTACTATTTGCGAATTGAGAAAGGAGAAGGattcagctttctttctttcggtAAACGAATTCATACTCAACCTCAGATTTTCTTGACAG ATCTGACGAAGCCAAATATTGTGAAGCCATCAGAGGCAGTCTGGCGTAAACCAGCCACTTTCAGATGTATCGTGCCAGGAATGTGCCCAGAGAATATACCCCAAATCAACTGGAATGCCAATTTAAAGAATCACGTCAAACATTTCTGGCAAACGGCAGCGGGCGACTGGAGTAAGACATACGGAGGTGACATCACCTTTACGCCCTCCTTAGATGATGAGGGCAAAGTCCTCACCTGCAGCGTCAGATACCAACACTTGAAGAAAACAGTCCATCAATCCACCCGCGTTGCCTTTGGCT ATCCCCCTGAGGCCACCACCACCATGGGGAGCACGACGTGCCAGTATGAGAAGAAAGGACACTTATGCTTCTGTTCTATCCACTCCTGGCCTCCATCCAAAATTGAATGGCATGTGGACGGGAAGCTTGTAAATGAGACTATGAGATCAGGGGCCATGAAACTCTTCTCCTGGGTTGAGGGCAACACGGTTACCAGCACCCTGAGCTGGCCAGGAGACTTAGATGGCCAGAAAAAGCCTTTAATCACCTGCACCGGAGCAAATAAATATGGGGCGGTCACAATCAACGTCTCCTCTGAGCGCAACGTGACAAGTACCG GTGCAGTGACCAAATCACCACAGAAAGACAAGACGGAGCTGAGCAGTGGGATGATTTCTGGGATTGTTTTCGGGGTCATTGCTGCACTTGCCATTTCAGGGGGCATCCTTTACTCTTTCTTAG